A stretch of the Simiduia curdlanivorans genome encodes the following:
- a CDS encoding PP2C family protein-serine/threonine phosphatase: protein MNKLAIAGHTDRGGREHNEDAVDWLLDTNRRWALALVADGMGGYTGGEVASTLALEVFLYHLQPWLPNAGDASAEAVAEHLLASARAVQTRLQAEQRKQPELARMGTTLVCGFAWQDQLALLHVGDSRCYRWRTGELSRLTKDHTFLEDADLGEAAGAPSSKHVLTRALGAKQAFDFSLAVHKTQAKDRYVFCSDGISNVLTAQDWRRCLALGGETGAIARLLIDTAKMKGADDNVTALVLAVG from the coding sequence ATGAATAAGCTGGCCATCGCCGGACACACAGACAGAGGCGGGCGCGAGCACAATGAAGATGCCGTCGATTGGCTACTCGATACAAACCGGCGCTGGGCGCTGGCCTTGGTGGCCGATGGCATGGGTGGCTATACCGGCGGCGAGGTGGCCAGCACCCTCGCGCTTGAAGTGTTTCTCTATCATTTGCAGCCTTGGCTGCCCAATGCCGGCGACGCCAGCGCCGAGGCGGTGGCCGAGCATTTGTTGGCCAGTGCCCGCGCGGTGCAAACCCGGTTACAAGCAGAGCAGCGCAAGCAACCTGAGTTAGCGCGCATGGGCACCACCTTGGTGTGTGGTTTTGCCTGGCAAGATCAGTTGGCGCTGCTGCATGTGGGTGATTCCCGCTGCTATCGCTGGCGCACCGGAGAATTGTCGCGGCTAACTAAAGATCATACTTTTTTAGAGGACGCCGATCTCGGCGAGGCGGCTGGCGCGCCGTCGAGTAAGCACGTGTTGACGCGCGCACTGGGCGCCAAGCAAGCTTTCGATTTTTCCTTGGCGGTGCACAAAACCCAGGCCAAGGATCGCTATGTGTTTTGCAGCGATGGGATATCGAACGTGTTGACCGCGCAGGACTGGAGGCGCTGTTTGGCGCTGGGCGGCGAAACCGGTGCCATTGCCCGT
- the mpl gene encoding UDP-N-acetylmuramate:L-alanyl-gamma-D-glutamyl-meso-diaminopimelate ligase has product MHIHILGICGTFMGSLAQLAKAKGLRVTGCDANVYPPMSDQLQQAGIELIQGFDPAQLSPAPDLVVVGNAMSRGNSLVEALLETQIPFTSGPQFLRDHLLDERWVLAVAGTHGKTTTSAMLAWILDYAGMAPGFLIGGVPKNFGVSARLGDTPFFVVEADEYDSAFFDKRSKFVHYRARTCVLNNLEFDHADIFPDLAAIERQFHHLVRTVPGNGRIISPALDQNLQRVLAMGCWSEQQSTGSEQVLEAHWQSTLLNEDGSHFSVSCAGVSAGAVNWCHTGAHNVSNALSAIAAAHHVGVRPETAVAALNEFSGVKRRMDLLAEVAGVKVYDDFAHHPTAIETTLAGLRAQVGEQPIIAVIEPRSNTMRMGVHKAVLAAAAQAADQVVWFQPAGADWALSDVAAASTKPASVASDVDALVQQLVANRRAGSHIVIMSNGGFGGIHQKLVAQLNAAEPVS; this is encoded by the coding sequence ATGCACATTCACATCTTAGGTATTTGCGGCACTTTTATGGGCTCCCTCGCGCAGTTGGCCAAGGCCAAAGGCCTGCGTGTGACCGGTTGCGATGCCAATGTCTACCCGCCCATGAGCGATCAGCTGCAACAGGCGGGTATTGAGTTAATTCAGGGATTTGACCCAGCACAACTGAGCCCTGCACCCGATCTAGTTGTGGTGGGCAATGCTATGTCCCGCGGCAATTCGCTGGTTGAGGCGCTGCTCGAAACGCAAATTCCCTTTACTTCCGGGCCACAGTTTCTGCGCGATCACCTGCTCGATGAGCGCTGGGTACTCGCCGTGGCTGGAACCCACGGCAAAACCACCACCAGTGCCATGCTCGCCTGGATTCTCGACTATGCCGGCATGGCGCCGGGCTTTTTAATCGGCGGTGTGCCGAAAAATTTTGGCGTCTCGGCGCGCTTGGGCGATACGCCGTTTTTTGTGGTCGAGGCCGATGAATACGACAGCGCGTTTTTCGATAAGCGCTCCAAATTTGTCCACTACCGCGCCCGCACCTGTGTGTTGAATAATTTAGAGTTTGATCACGCCGATATCTTCCCCGACTTGGCGGCGATTGAGCGCCAATTTCACCATCTCGTGCGCACAGTACCGGGCAATGGCCGGATCATTAGCCCGGCACTGGATCAAAATCTACAGCGGGTGTTGGCGATGGGTTGCTGGAGTGAGCAGCAGAGCACGGGCAGTGAGCAGGTGCTGGAGGCCCATTGGCAGTCCACCTTGCTGAATGAGGATGGCTCGCACTTTTCCGTTAGCTGTGCCGGTGTCAGCGCCGGCGCGGTTAATTGGTGCCACACCGGCGCGCACAACGTCAGCAATGCGCTCTCGGCTATTGCCGCGGCGCACCATGTGGGGGTGAGGCCAGAGACGGCGGTGGCGGCATTGAATGAATTTTCCGGGGTGAAGCGCCGGATGGATTTGCTGGCCGAAGTGGCCGGGGTCAAGGTGTACGACGATTTCGCCCACCACCCCACGGCTATTGAGACCACGCTGGCGGGCTTGCGCGCGCAGGTGGGCGAGCAGCCGATTATTGCGGTGATAGAGCCGCGCTCCAATACCATGCGCATGGGGGTGCATAAAGCGGTGCTCGCGGCCGCCGCACAAGCCGCCGATCAAGTGGTGTGGTTTCAGCCAGCGGGTGCGGATTGGGCGCTCAGCGACGTAGCCGCCGCATCGACAAAGCCGGCCAGCGTGGCTAGCGATGTCGATGCCTTGGTGCAGCAATTAGTGGCAAATCGCCGTGCGGGCAGCCATATTGTTATCATGAGTAACGGCGGTTTTGGCGGTATTCATCAGAAGCTGGTCGCGCAGTTAAACGCGGCCGAGCCAGTTTCTTAA
- a CDS encoding 6-phosphofructokinase: protein MAKMNAFYAQSGGVTAVINASACGVIETARQHKDKIGKVYAGHNGIIGALREELIDTSKETPSTIAALRHTPSGAFGSCRYKLKSLEQNRAEYERLIEVFKAHNIGYFFYNGGGDSADTCLKVSQLSKTLGYPIQAIHIPKTVDNDLPFTDNCPGFGSVAKYVAVSIKEAGLDVASMCDSSTKVFILEVMGRHAGWIAAAGGLAAEQEGDSPHIILFPEIAFDKAKFLKRVDECVKKFGFCAIVASEGAQYADGSFLADSGTVDAFGHKQLGGVAPTLATMVRQELGLKYHWALADYLQRAARHIASGTDVEQAYAVGKAAVEMAVAGKSGVMPAIIRGKGKRYSWSIGEAPLDQVANVERKMPRSFISKDGFSITEQAREYLLPLIQGEDYPPYKNGLPVYARLKKVKAEKKTKTVFKV, encoded by the coding sequence ATGGCTAAGATGAATGCGTTTTACGCGCAATCAGGCGGTGTAACGGCAGTGATAAATGCCAGCGCCTGCGGTGTGATAGAAACAGCACGCCAACACAAAGACAAAATCGGCAAGGTGTACGCCGGCCACAACGGTATCATCGGCGCCCTGCGCGAAGAGCTGATCGATACCAGCAAAGAAACCCCCAGCACCATTGCAGCGCTGCGCCACACGCCCTCCGGCGCCTTTGGCTCCTGCCGCTACAAGCTCAAGAGCCTGGAGCAAAACCGCGCCGAGTACGAGCGCCTGATCGAAGTGTTCAAAGCCCACAACATCGGCTACTTCTTCTACAACGGCGGCGGCGATTCAGCCGACACTTGCTTGAAAGTGTCACAACTGTCGAAGACCTTGGGCTACCCGATTCAAGCCATCCACATTCCCAAAACCGTCGATAACGACCTGCCCTTTACCGACAACTGCCCAGGCTTCGGCTCGGTGGCCAAGTATGTTGCAGTATCGATCAAAGAGGCCGGCCTCGATGTGGCCTCTATGTGCGACTCCTCCACCAAGGTATTTATCTTGGAAGTGATGGGCCGCCACGCTGGCTGGATTGCCGCCGCCGGTGGTTTAGCCGCCGAGCAGGAAGGCGATTCACCGCACATTATTCTGTTCCCAGAAATCGCCTTCGACAAAGCCAAGTTTTTAAAGCGCGTGGACGAGTGCGTGAAAAAATTTGGCTTCTGCGCCATCGTTGCTTCCGAGGGCGCACAATACGCCGACGGCAGTTTCTTAGCCGACTCCGGCACCGTCGATGCCTTCGGCCACAAGCAACTCGGTGGCGTAGCTCCTACCCTGGCCACCATGGTGCGCCAAGAACTGGGCTTAAAATACCACTGGGCGCTAGCAGATTATTTACAGCGCGCCGCGCGCCACATCGCCTCGGGTACCGATGTGGAGCAAGCCTATGCCGTGGGTAAAGCCGCGGTTGAAATGGCTGTGGCAGGCAAAAGCGGTGTGATGCCGGCAATCATTCGCGGCAAGGGCAAGCGCTACAGCTGGAGCATCGGCGAAGCGCCGCTGGATCAAGTGGCCAATGTGGAGCGCAAAATGCCGCGCTCATTCATCAGCAAAGACGGCTTTAGCATTACCGAACAAGCGCGCGAATATTTACTACCGCTGATTCAAGGTGAAGATTACCCACCCTATAAAAACGGCCTACCGGTTTACGCGCGCCTGAAAAAAGTAAAAGCAGAAAAGAAAACCAAAACCGTTTTTAAGGTGTAA
- the msrA gene encoding peptide-methionine (S)-S-oxide reductase MsrA, translated as MLTRVGVCVMLMAVAVGAKAQETALAIFAGGCFWCMEKPFDEVDGVSKTVSGYIGGQRANPTYEQVSAGVTGHAEAVQITYDPAKVNYEALLAIFWRNIDPLDAKGQFCDKGSQYRSAIFYRNEQELALAQQTKAQVSKTLGAPVATTLEAATEFYPAEDYHQDYYLRNPLRYKYYRHGCGRDKRLEALWGEGR; from the coding sequence ATGTTGACGCGTGTTGGCGTGTGCGTGATGTTGATGGCGGTGGCCGTGGGTGCGAAGGCGCAGGAAACGGCGCTGGCAATTTTTGCTGGCGGTTGCTTTTGGTGTATGGAAAAGCCGTTTGATGAGGTCGATGGGGTGAGTAAAACCGTGTCTGGCTACATCGGCGGGCAGCGCGCTAACCCCACCTATGAGCAGGTGTCGGCGGGTGTCACCGGGCATGCCGAGGCGGTGCAAATTACCTACGATCCGGCCAAGGTCAATTATGAAGCGTTGTTGGCTATTTTCTGGCGCAATATCGATCCGCTCGATGCCAAGGGTCAGTTTTGCGATAAGGGTAGCCAGTACCGCTCGGCGATTTTTTACCGCAATGAGCAGGAGCTTGCTCTTGCACAACAGACCAAAGCCCAAGTGAGCAAAACCTTGGGGGCACCCGTTGCCACAACCCTGGAAGCGGCAACCGAGTTTTACCCAGCCGAGGATTACCATCAGGATTATTACTTACGCAATCCGCTGCGCTACAAGTATTACCGGCACGGGTGTGGTCGGGATAAAAGGCTTGAGGCATTGTGGGGGGAGGGGCGATGA
- a CDS encoding sodium-translocating pyrophosphatase, with protein sequence MDILLLPPLFGLAGLVVAFIIYRIIVSYPAGEGQVAEIAALIHKGAMVFMRREYSILGLFLLVVTVLLAIGFGGWRTPVAFVVGALCSATAGLIGMHTATKANVRTTVAAKNEGAATALNVAFYGGSVMGLAVAAMGLLGLGALYLWFGGDPHHAEAIHGFGMGASTVALFSRVGGGIFTKSADVGADLVGKIEAGIPEDDPRNPGVIADNVGDNVGDVAGMGSDIFESYCGSIIATIAIAATMTMLQWQQLAPEREALMFAPLALASVGLICSILGIIIVRLMSANAPAMALRSGTIGATLILIGAAYFLLRWQGISAAVWWCVMFGAVGGIFIGLVTEYYTGGKPVRLIAKGGETGPATVMIAGLATGMESVVVPVLVIAGIIFATAAVLPEGCGVYGVGMAAVGMLSTVGITMAIDAYGPVADNAGGIAEMAGLGEDTRKITDGLDEVGNTTAAIGKGFAIGAAGLAALAIIAAFIATVERHVPGFALRLDDPRVLTGMFIGGLFPFLVSAITMRAVGDAAFDMIKEIRRQFKEIPGLMEGTAKPDSDRCVDIATQAALRKMILPGVLAVASPVVVGFVLGPQVLGGMLGGALISCVLLALTMANAGGAWDNAKKYVEKGNFGGKGSDVHKAVVVGDTVGDPFKDTSGPAMNILINVMAIVSLVIAPLLA encoded by the coding sequence ATGGATATCCTGCTGTTGCCGCCCCTATTCGGGCTGGCTGGATTAGTGGTCGCATTTATTATTTACCGCATTATCGTTTCGTATCCTGCAGGGGAGGGGCAGGTTGCCGAAATTGCCGCATTGATTCACAAGGGCGCCATGGTTTTTATGCGCCGCGAGTATTCCATCTTAGGTTTGTTTCTATTGGTTGTGACGGTTTTATTAGCCATAGGCTTTGGCGGCTGGCGCACACCCGTGGCTTTTGTGGTGGGTGCACTGTGCTCTGCTACTGCCGGCCTTATTGGTATGCACACGGCCACCAAAGCCAATGTGCGAACCACCGTGGCGGCAAAAAATGAGGGAGCGGCCACAGCTTTGAACGTCGCTTTCTACGGCGGCTCGGTGATGGGCTTGGCCGTGGCGGCGATGGGGCTGTTAGGTTTAGGCGCCTTGTATCTTTGGTTTGGTGGCGACCCGCACCACGCGGAAGCCATTCATGGCTTCGGTATGGGGGCCTCCACGGTGGCGTTATTCTCCCGTGTCGGTGGCGGCATCTTCACCAAGAGCGCCGATGTGGGCGCGGATTTGGTGGGCAAAATTGAAGCCGGCATTCCCGAGGACGACCCGAGAAACCCTGGCGTTATTGCCGATAACGTGGGCGATAACGTCGGCGATGTGGCCGGTATGGGCTCGGATATCTTCGAGTCTTATTGTGGCTCGATTATCGCTACCATCGCCATTGCTGCAACCATGACTATGCTCCAATGGCAGCAGCTGGCACCCGAGCGCGAGGCGCTGATGTTTGCACCCTTGGCGCTGGCTTCCGTAGGCTTAATTTGCTCTATTTTAGGCATCATCATTGTTAGGTTGATGTCTGCCAATGCCCCGGCCATGGCGTTGCGCTCCGGCACCATTGGCGCCACCTTAATTCTCATTGGCGCTGCGTATTTTCTCTTGCGCTGGCAGGGCATCAGCGCCGCTGTTTGGTGGTGTGTGATGTTCGGTGCTGTGGGCGGTATCTTTATCGGCTTGGTGACTGAGTATTACACCGGCGGCAAGCCTGTGCGTCTAATTGCCAAGGGTGGTGAAACTGGGCCCGCGACGGTGATGATTGCGGGGCTCGCGACCGGTATGGAGTCGGTGGTGGTACCAGTGTTGGTGATTGCCGGCATCATTTTCGCCACCGCCGCGGTACTGCCCGAGGGCTGTGGCGTTTACGGTGTTGGTATGGCCGCCGTGGGTATGCTGTCCACTGTCGGTATCACCATGGCCATCGATGCCTATGGCCCAGTGGCCGATAACGCCGGTGGTATCGCCGAGATGGCTGGCTTAGGCGAGGATACGCGCAAAATCACCGATGGCTTAGACGAGGTGGGCAACACCACCGCGGCCATCGGCAAAGGCTTTGCCATCGGCGCCGCCGGTCTTGCGGCGCTGGCTATTATCGCCGCCTTCATCGCCACCGTAGAGCGCCATGTGCCGGGTTTTGCCCTGCGCCTGGACGACCCGCGGGTGCTCACCGGGATGTTTATCGGCGGCTTGTTTCCCTTCTTGGTGTCGGCCATCACCATGCGCGCCGTGGGCGATGCCGCCTTCGATATGATTAAGGAAATTCGTCGACAGTTTAAAGAAATCCCAGGCCTTATGGAGGGCACGGCTAAGCCGGACAGCGACCGCTGTGTGGATATCGCCACCCAAGCGGCACTGCGCAAGATGATTCTGCCCGGCGTGCTGGCGGTGGCCTCGCCCGTGGTGGTTGGCTTCGTGCTGGGGCCGCAGGTACTCGGCGGCATGTTGGGCGGCGCGCTGATCTCCTGTGTGCTGTTAGCCTTAACCATGGCCAATGCCGGTGGCGCTTGGGATAACGCCAAGAAATACGTAGAAAAAGGTAACTTTGGCGGCAAGGGCTCCGATGTACACAAGGCTGTTGTAGTGGGCGACACAGTGGGCGATCCCTTCAAAGATACCTCTGGGCCGGCGATGAATATTCTCATCAACGTTATGGCTATTGTCAGCTTGGTGATTGCACCGCTGTTGGCCTAG
- the ppa gene encoding inorganic diphosphatase — MSLHLVPSGKNLPDDLNVIIEIPLNGDPIKYEVDKDSGAIFVDRMLGTAMHYPCNYGYVPHTLCGDGDPVDVLVIMPLALIPGSVVRCRPIGVLKMTDESGEDAKIVAVPHDKITPLYQGVESVRDLPEITLNQIAHFFEHYKDLEKGKWVKIEGWGGPEEARKEIMESVKRYEELPEKPRF, encoded by the coding sequence ATGAGCCTGCATCTGGTGCCCTCTGGCAAGAATCTGCCCGACGATCTTAACGTCATCATTGAAATCCCCCTCAACGGCGACCCTATCAAATATGAAGTGGACAAAGACTCTGGCGCGATTTTCGTAGACCGGATGTTAGGCACGGCCATGCACTACCCCTGCAACTACGGCTACGTTCCCCACACCCTGTGTGGCGATGGCGATCCAGTCGATGTACTGGTGATCATGCCCTTGGCCTTAATCCCAGGTTCCGTGGTGCGCTGCCGCCCTATCGGCGTGCTGAAAATGACCGATGAATCCGGCGAAGATGCAAAAATCGTTGCCGTGCCACACGACAAAATCACGCCACTCTACCAAGGCGTAGAATCCGTACGCGATCTGCCGGAAATTACCCTGAACCAAATTGCTCACTTCTTCGAACACTACAAAGATTTAGAGAAGGGCAAGTGGGTCAAAATCGAAGGTTGGGGCGGCCCAGAGGAAGCCCGCAAAGAAATCATGGAATCGGTCAAGCGCTACGAAGAACTGCCAGAGAAGCCACGATTCTAA
- a CDS encoding ATP-dependent zinc protease family protein, with product MLRWQLIVALPLALSGCQLFQTPAPEAPVVVEAPVCPAPPEPVVCPEPVEIVKECPAIAEVAPAPAPVIKKPAPAKPAAPSRIGNNQLLVIGVAENITLDPPGVKVKARIDTGAETSSLHASNIIPFERDGERWVRFEFSPNEDAETITIERPLSRKVKIKRHDADSARRRVVEMRVRLGDIDEEIEVTLTDRSEFSYPMLIGRNFLTDNAVVDVSKSFSIR from the coding sequence GTGTTACGTTGGCAATTGATTGTTGCTCTACCCCTAGCCCTAAGCGGCTGTCAGCTTTTTCAGACACCGGCACCTGAGGCTCCTGTCGTCGTTGAAGCACCCGTTTGCCCCGCACCGCCAGAACCCGTCGTCTGTCCTGAGCCCGTGGAAATCGTAAAAGAATGCCCTGCCATCGCTGAAGTTGCCCCAGCGCCCGCTCCGGTGATTAAAAAGCCGGCGCCAGCTAAACCCGCGGCACCTAGCCGAATTGGTAACAACCAACTATTGGTCATTGGTGTTGCCGAAAACATTACCCTCGACCCGCCTGGGGTCAAAGTCAAAGCCCGCATCGATACCGGCGCCGAAACCTCGTCACTGCACGCATCGAATATCATTCCCTTCGAGCGCGACGGCGAGCGTTGGGTGCGCTTCGAATTTAGCCCCAACGAAGATGCCGAAACGATAACCATTGAGCGCCCACTCTCGCGCAAAGTAAAAATAAAACGCCACGATGCCGATTCAGCCCGTCGACGGGTTGTGGAAATGCGGGTTCGTCTCGGCGATATTGATGAAGAGATTGAAGTTACCCTCACCGACCGCTCCGAATTTTCCTACCCTATGCTCATCGGTAGAAATTTCCTGACTGACAATGCCGTGGTTGACGTCTCTAAAAGTTTTAGTATTCGTTAA
- a CDS encoding inactive transglutaminase family protein, producing MKARFQLYVVAAILAIVGLSGALYKNLNLGFPLWPGESKNVWTLQSKIDFQPSGDPIEVTLALPEKSSNGVIIDENFSSSGFGFVIFEEGEQRYARWTRREAPSKNVISLNYKLQVVHDNSKLSQPNAPEGEVEKLRTFPSERESLRLMLDRLSQESATDASFTQLMLGRLNAREKSQDVAYLLSVNNDQVMDVAFKLLSYKGIHFQTIKGLQLEDGRRRANYSELLEIYSNGQWIQFNPTTGEKGLPSDFLIWQRGGISLLDVIGGINSKVEFSMVVNTVPARTVAMMQDLSNQAALIDMSIYSLPVEQQGVFKTLLLIPIGALVVVFLRIIVGLPTSGTFMPILIALAFIETGLLAGLPMFILVVGVGLWIRYYLSHLNLLLVARVSAVIIVVIGLMAFFSIASYKLGIVSAMSVTFFPTIILAWTIERMSTLWEEEGPRDVVKQGGGSLLVAVIAYGLMTNSIAKHLTFNFPELSLVLLALILVIGQYNGYRLSELYRFRHMVFGQKAQVK from the coding sequence ATGAAAGCACGTTTTCAGCTCTATGTTGTCGCTGCCATTCTCGCCATAGTGGGCTTGAGTGGTGCACTGTACAAAAATCTAAACCTAGGCTTTCCGCTCTGGCCAGGCGAATCTAAAAATGTCTGGACGCTACAATCGAAAATAGATTTCCAACCCTCTGGCGACCCCATTGAAGTTACCCTTGCGCTGCCGGAAAAAAGCAGCAATGGGGTAATCATCGATGAGAATTTTTCCTCGTCTGGCTTTGGCTTCGTTATCTTTGAAGAAGGTGAGCAGCGCTACGCGCGCTGGACCCGTCGCGAAGCGCCGAGCAAAAATGTTATCTCCCTCAATTATAAATTGCAGGTTGTACACGACAACAGCAAACTCAGTCAGCCCAACGCGCCAGAAGGCGAAGTAGAAAAGTTACGCACTTTCCCAAGCGAGCGAGAATCTTTGCGCTTGATGCTAGATCGCTTGTCGCAAGAATCGGCCACCGACGCCAGCTTCACCCAATTAATGCTCGGCCGATTAAATGCCAGAGAAAAAAGTCAAGACGTCGCCTACCTGCTCTCGGTCAATAACGACCAGGTTATGGACGTAGCTTTTAAGCTACTGTCCTATAAAGGCATTCACTTCCAAACCATCAAAGGTTTACAGCTAGAAGACGGGCGGCGCCGAGCCAATTATTCCGAGTTATTAGAAATTTATTCCAACGGTCAATGGATTCAATTCAATCCAACCACCGGTGAAAAGGGCCTACCCAGCGATTTCCTTATCTGGCAGCGCGGCGGCATATCTTTGCTCGACGTGATTGGCGGCATCAACTCCAAAGTAGAATTTTCCATGGTGGTCAATACGGTGCCCGCGCGTACCGTGGCAATGATGCAGGATTTGTCCAATCAAGCCGCGCTGATCGATATGAGTATCTACTCGCTACCGGTGGAACAACAAGGCGTTTTTAAAACCTTGCTGCTAATTCCCATCGGCGCCTTAGTGGTGGTATTCCTGAGAATTATCGTCGGTTTGCCCACCTCGGGCACTTTCATGCCTATATTGATCGCGCTGGCGTTTATCGAAACCGGCTTACTGGCCGGCCTGCCCATGTTTATTCTGGTGGTGGGTGTTGGCCTCTGGATTCGCTACTACCTCAGCCACTTAAATTTATTATTGGTGGCCAGGGTATCGGCGGTCATCATCGTGGTCATTGGTCTGATGGCATTTTTCAGTATCGCCAGTTATAAACTCGGCATCGTCTCGGCCATGAGCGTGACCTTTTTCCCGACTATTATTCTGGCCTGGACCATCGAGCGTATGTCCACCTTGTGGGAGGAGGAAGGCCCGCGCGATGTGGTGAAACAGGGTGGCGGCAGTTTGCTGGTTGCCGTCATTGCTTACGGTTTAATGACCAATAGCATTGCTAAACATTTAACCTTTAACTTCCCAGAATTATCTTTGGTGTTACTGGCGTTAATCTTAGTGATCGGTCAATACAATGGTTATCGCCTAAGCGAGCTGTACCGTTTTAGGCACATGGTGTTCGGCCAAAAAGCGCAGGTTAAATAA
- a CDS encoding alpha-L-glutamate ligase-like protein: MGWFAWPSKLREAGVLGMNRRNVECILRYNKRSLYPLVDNKLKTKLAAQQAGIAVPELIGVIEHQFQVKGVLTLIGERTQFVIKPVQGSGGKGILVIVGREGDQFIKPSGQRVTYDYLQRHISDTLSGLFSLGGRPDQAMLEALINFDEALSQYSYEGVPDVRVVVYRGYPVMAMIRCATHSSDGKANLHQGAVGVGLNLADGSAICAVQNGEPVDKHPDTGSVFNELKVPLWQDILVLAAGAHEMTGLGYLGADIVLDKIYGPLVLELNARPGLSIQVANQQGLLNRLHRIDEQCLLGPIAIEERVKFSQDAFGKQP; this comes from the coding sequence ATGGGCTGGTTTGCTTGGCCATCAAAGCTCCGCGAAGCCGGCGTGTTGGGCATGAATCGCCGCAACGTCGAATGCATTCTGCGCTACAACAAGCGCAGCCTCTACCCGTTGGTAGATAACAAACTCAAAACCAAATTAGCGGCCCAACAAGCCGGCATTGCCGTGCCAGAATTAATCGGTGTGATCGAACACCAGTTTCAGGTGAAAGGTGTATTAACACTCATCGGCGAGCGCACCCAGTTTGTAATCAAGCCCGTACAGGGCAGTGGCGGTAAAGGCATATTGGTGATTGTCGGGCGCGAAGGCGATCAGTTTATTAAGCCGTCGGGCCAGCGGGTTACTTATGATTATTTACAGCGGCACATCTCAGATACGCTATCGGGATTATTCAGCCTCGGCGGTCGCCCCGACCAAGCGATGCTGGAAGCGCTGATTAATTTCGACGAGGCGTTAAGCCAATACAGCTACGAAGGTGTGCCCGATGTGCGCGTGGTGGTTTATCGCGGCTATCCCGTCATGGCCATGATTCGCTGCGCCACGCACAGTTCCGACGGCAAGGCAAACCTGCACCAAGGTGCGGTAGGTGTTGGTTTAAATCTGGCCGACGGCAGCGCTATCTGCGCGGTACAAAACGGCGAGCCAGTGGATAAACACCCAGACACCGGCTCGGTGTTTAACGAGCTGAAAGTGCCGCTCTGGCAAGACATTTTGGTACTCGCCGCCGGCGCTCACGAAATGACCGGCCTTGGCTACCTCGGTGCCGACATTGTGCTGGATAAAATTTATGGGCCGCTGGTGTTGGAACTCAATGCACGGCCCGGCTTATCCATACAAGTGGCCAATCAACAGGGGTTATTGAACCGTCTACATAGAATCGACGAGCAATGTTTGCTGGGTCCCATCGCAATTGAAGAGCGCGTTAAATTTTCACAAGACGCGTTTGGCAAACAGCCTTAG
- the cysE gene encoding serine O-acetyltransferase has translation MTTELWQTIQAEAKYFSAAEPNLASFFHGAILHHADFSASLSFILAQKLDSLHLPAILVRQVIEEVLSQSPEILMAVKKDIFACVERDPACSHHLMPLLYFKGFHALQAYRIAHALWNDKRRALALFFQNQISQTFCVDIHPAAKLGTGIMIDHATGVVIGETAVVGDDVSLLHGVTLGGSGYAKGDRHPKIGSGVLISAGAKLLGNICIGQGAKIAAGSVVLSDVAAHTTVAGVPATVVGKPKSESPAREMNHSMSDDD, from the coding sequence TTGACCACGGAACTCTGGCAAACCATTCAGGCGGAGGCCAAATACTTTAGCGCCGCCGAGCCCAACTTGGCGAGTTTTTTTCACGGCGCTATTTTACACCACGCCGATTTTTCCGCGTCGCTCAGTTTTATTTTGGCGCAGAAACTCGATAGTCTTCATTTGCCGGCCATTTTAGTGCGCCAAGTGATCGAAGAGGTATTGAGTCAGTCACCCGAGATTTTAATGGCGGTTAAAAAAGATATTTTCGCTTGTGTCGAGCGCGACCCCGCCTGCAGCCACCACTTGATGCCGCTGCTGTACTTCAAAGGCTTTCATGCGCTACAGGCCTACCGAATTGCCCACGCGCTGTGGAACGATAAACGCCGCGCCTTGGCGTTGTTTTTTCAAAACCAAATATCGCAAACCTTCTGTGTGGATATTCACCCAGCCGCTAAATTGGGCACCGGTATCATGATCGATCACGCCACCGGTGTGGTGATTGGCGAAACGGCGGTGGTGGGTGACGATGTGTCGCTATTGCACGGCGTCACACTGGGCGGCAGTGGTTATGCCAAGGGCGATAGACACCCCAAAATAGGCTCTGGGGTGTTGATCAGCGCGGGGGCTAAATTGCTCGGCAATATTTGCATCGGCCAGGGCGCAAAAATTGCTGCGGGCAGTGTTGTGTTAAGCGACGTGGCCGCGCATACCACCGTTGCCGGCGTGCCGGCAACGGTGGTGGGTAAACCTAAATCGGAAAGCCCTGCGCGGGAGATGAATCACTCCATGTCGGACGATGACTAG